TTGACATCGTCCATCAAGAAGGTCTCGTCCATGACGTTTACGGAGCGGTAGGAGACGAGCTCCTTGAGGTAATTGGTGAGAGCTTTGCCTCCGAGGTCGATACGTTTTACGGCGTAGTTGAGGGTGAAGTTCTGGAACACGGGGGCAGCGTGGGTGAAGGAGAACCCACAGTCAACCACGAGGCTGCACTGAGCCGCACCCCTCGAGACGACGTGGCGGCGGCTGGTTTCGTAGATGTGGGCCAGGGAGGGGGAGTCGGCGACGTAAAGGGCTGAAAAGTTGAAGTCCTCGAAGACGAGCTCGTCCGTGGCTCGTTGGATGGAGGGCAAGGCGAAGAGGGGCTCGGTCAGTAGCAGTGAGGACTGAGAGGGGCTGATATGGAGGAGGGAGTTAAAGAGGTGAGCCCAGATATCTCGCTGGAGGTCAGGGTTGATGAGGTAGCCGCGGTCGAGGGGACGACGCACAGCGGCGGAGGTGAGGTCCAGTGGGTCTTCGGAGGAGGCGGCTATGGTGGGGGAGGGGTGGAGCCATTTCTTGGAGGAAAGGGGGCGGAGGAGGCAGTTGGGGAGGACGGTGGATGGGTCGCGTTCGCCGCCGAGACCGGCCTTGATAAGGCCACCGCCATTGTCGAGAACGACGACCACGTTCGACATGTCTCCCGGGAAGGCGTTAGAATGGGATTGGTACTGGATTTTATGCATTTGCTCGGGGCGACTCTAGGACTCTCGGAGTAATTCTTTTAAGATTTTGCCAAAAGTAAATAAGTAATGTTGTATGTCAGGACAAAAAACtatgattagattaaaaaacTATGAGTCTTTTaatcttatattatataattaaaattatgtgACATAATCCATTAAACTTATtactataaaacaaaaaaagatgaTTCATAGAGCCCATTCGACAGCACTAATGTTCTCAAATAttctcatgtattttatttttaaacattaaatctcatttaattaCACAATATAGATAAAGtgagataatttatttttttttaaccaaatcaGCCCtaactcaaacataaaatttgatattcaaacataaaattctcaataTCAAATTTGAACTTTCCCGTATAAcctttatctaatcattataattttctaaattctcaaataaaatataaaaaattatactattttttcaaattaaaaaaaaattatatttaaataatattttattttataatattttcattcaatattttctctctcatttttcaaaatttaatataacatCCCAACTTAAATATTATGTGTATGCAAAGACTATGAATGGAGAATGTTGCTGATGAAAGTTTGATAATCCCTGGGGATGTATCTCTTACTTTTGACAATAGGATTCCCAGAAGGATTTAAGTTGAGCTTCCTTCTTGTgggcaaaagaaaaaatctttaatAATTGCGAGGCTAGaaacaacctttttttttccttggctagaagatgatattttttttttcttttataagtgtGATAAATTTAAGGATAATGCTTCGGAAAAAAgcttttaaagcatttttttcattttttgcttttttacaacattttttgtgcatttttttaaatacaaaaatataaacaaacacaaatgctaggagaaaaaaaaaaaaaaaccacatttCGATACACATAATCGATACAAATCCTCGGTAGTTCTATCATCTTCCtaagttcaattaagaaacaaaagaagaaaaagaaaaaggatcatTATACTACCATTGTGGACTGGCtgggggtgggggtggtgttTATATTAAATGAAGGCACGCTAGAGCTGATCTACCAGAAGAGAGGGTTGCACTTGCACCACACATCCGCGTGCAAATTTGCCAATTTCTTATTGGTATAAACAGTATTAGGAAGTCAATTAGTCACAGAAGATTAATCCCTGGACAAAGTAACCAAAATTATACTTGCCACATAAAAATACCTAACAATGTCTCTGTTTCACAACTCATTTTATGAGgggagaaaaaagggaaaaaaactaAAGACTAACTTGGTGAAAAATCAAATGATAAAAGCAGCCAGCGCCTGCGACCAAAGCAACTCACGACCCTGAGTACCTCTATAGTTAGACAGAGACCTTTACCTTCCTCCAAATTTACATCATAAACTCGTACTTCTCCAATCATGTTAAATGAAGGGAATCAATTGCCACTATGGATCAACAACAAATTGGTATTAAGATGTCACTAGCAAACCCTGCTGGGTTGAGTTGATGTATCCTAAAACTATATAATACCTAAACTCCACAGCTTCCCTAGAAAATCTAATATGCTGTGACCGGGTGTGGGGTCACATGAAAGAGATACATACATTGAAATTCCTTAGTGAAAGTAGACATGGATCTGTCACCTTTGGGGTTGATCTGAACCAACTGTACCAGAAGTGGTGCTAGGTCCAGCACCATTTTCAGTCGGAGGGGAGGTGCCCCATTTTCCTTCTGACTCTAATGGCTCGATTATATGGACTCCACCATCTGCAAGACCCAATGCAAACTGATTGGGTTCGGATGGATGTGCCGCAACGACAAGAGGGTGCACTCTCATGCTGTGGAAGTTATGTCGATGGCTAAGTCAAGGATAAGCACAATACAAATCAAATGGCTGAATCCAAATTGGATAATAGTGCACACCTGGGTTTGGGAGGCAGATAAGCAGTTGGATTTATTCGACATCTCAGTCTTAGCGTTGAAGCAGTCAGAACACCCACACTTCCATCTTCAAAGCTCACGTATATTGACTGGCTATCACAGGAATACGTAGCATGCGTGATTGGACCACTAGCTTCCCGTGGGACCCACTGTTTGAGAAAACACAATTTAAAAAGAATCTATCAGTGGCCTTTAACTGCATAAAACTAACTTTAACTACATAAAACTAACTTCAAAATCACATTGTTGGTTTGGACAACAAATGACAAAGCTTGCATAAATACCCAATGCTTTCAATATAATTATCATAtgcaattaaaaagaaaaaatctatagcAGGGGGGTAAATTTGTAAAATACAATAGATGTCTAGTTGCATGCATGCTATCTCTGTATGCAGGTATTTATACAACTGGCACACCTGCTTAAGGCAATCTAATTTAGGTACATCATATATGGCTATCTGCGTTTCATGAACAACCAGCAAATGTATCTGATCTAGATGAAATTGAACTCGTGTATCTACAAGAGGAGCTGCAGCTCGCCCACTTGGAATCTGCAAGAATTTACTAGCCTGCTTCTCCCATCCATCTGTGCTCCATAGACATAGctgtaaagaaaaaataaaaataaaaaggtgagGTGGAGATTTTTGAGTTGATGTATCCACTAGAAATTACTTGgtcaaatttctcaaattttctccAATATTGAAAAGGCACAGAAGGACAAAAAGAAAATGgcta
This is a stretch of genomic DNA from Carya illinoinensis cultivar Pawnee chromosome 3, C.illinoinensisPawnee_v1, whole genome shotgun sequence. It encodes these proteins:
- the LOC122305157 gene encoding actin-related protein 6 isoform X1; amino-acid sequence: MHKIQYQSHSNAFPGDMSNVVVVLDNGGGLIKAGLGGERDPSTVLPNCLLRPLSSKKWLHPSPTIAASSEDPLDLTSAAVRRPLDRGYLINPDLQRDIWAHLFNSLLHISPSQSSLLLTEPLFALPSIQRATDELVFEDFNFSALYVADSPSLAHIYETSRRHVVSRGAAQCSLVVDCGFSFTHAAPVFQNFTLNYAVKRIDLGGKALTNYLKELVSYRSVNVMDETFLMDDVKEKLCFVSLDVARDLGVARKPGKKNLLRCTYVLPDGVTHTKGFVKDPDQAQRYLSLTDGALTSNLGAKVDMDHIEVTEKPEDRKRIDLTKNEFDLTNERFLVPEMLFHPADLGMNQAGLAECIVRAVNSCHPHLHPILYESIILTGGSTLFPRFAERLEKELRPLVPDDYQVKITTQENPILGVWRGGSLLASSPDFEAMCVTKSEYEELGSARCRRRFFH
- the LOC122305157 gene encoding actin-related protein 6 isoform X2, giving the protein MHKIQYQSHSNAFPGDMSNVVVVLDNGGGLIKAGLGGERDPSTVLPNCLLRPLSSKKWLHPSPTIAASSEDPLDLTSAAVRRPLDRGYLINPDLQRDIWAHLFNSLLHISPSQSSLLLTEPLFALPSIQRATDELVFEDFNFSALYVADSPSLAHIYETSRRHVVSRGAAQCSLVVDCGFSFTHAAPVFQNFTLNYAVKRIDLGGKALTNYLKELVSYRSVNVMDETFLMDDVKEKLCFVSLDVARDLGVARKPGKKNLLRCTYVLPDGVTHTKGFVKDPDQAQRYLSLTDGALTSNLGAKVDMDHIEVTEKPEDRKRIDLTKNEFDLTNERFLVPEMLFHPADLGMNQAGLAECIVRAVNSCHPHLHPILYEREKELRPLVPDDYQVKITTQENPILGVWRGGSLLASSPDFEAMCVTKSEYEELGSARCRRRFFH